The following proteins come from a genomic window of Motilibacter peucedani:
- a CDS encoding PQQ-dependent sugar dehydrogenase yields the protein MTRSALRRGLRPAAAALAVGLLSAGCGGSSSPVAAPVPPAATSGPASSESVPSPTATAPGRPGATATRAPAPGSLTPKVVGTVATGLTTPWGLAFLPDGSALVSERDTGLVKRVTAAGAVTTVGRVADAVHTASDGGEGGLLGLALDPAYPRQPYLYAYLTSASDNRVVRMTYARGRLGAPTVLLRGIHRSTHHNGGRIGFGPDGMLYVGTGDAEERPNAQDRGSLNGKILRMTRTGAVPAGNPFPGSLVWTLGHRNVQGFGWDPQGRMWADEFGQDTWDEVNRIVAGRNYGWPVVEGVGHRSGYADPVVTWHTDDASPSGLAVVGSTAYVAALKGERLWAVPLGGGAPKASFTGTYGRLRTVAVAPDGSVWLTTSNTDGRAEPSKGDDRILRLDVR from the coding sequence ATGACCCGCTCCGCGCTGCGCCGGGGCCTGCGCCCGGCAGCCGCCGCCCTGGCCGTCGGGCTGCTGAGCGCCGGCTGCGGCGGGAGCTCCTCCCCTGTGGCGGCGCCGGTCCCGCCCGCCGCCACCTCCGGCCCTGCGTCGTCCGAGTCGGTGCCTTCCCCGACGGCGACCGCACCCGGCAGACCCGGTGCGACCGCCACCCGCGCGCCGGCACCTGGCAGCCTGACGCCGAAGGTGGTCGGCACCGTGGCCACCGGGCTCACGACCCCGTGGGGGCTGGCGTTCCTGCCGGACGGCTCGGCGCTGGTCTCCGAGAGGGACACCGGGCTGGTCAAGCGCGTGACGGCCGCGGGCGCGGTGACGACGGTGGGCCGGGTGGCCGACGCGGTGCACACCGCCTCCGACGGCGGCGAGGGCGGCCTGCTGGGTCTCGCGCTCGACCCCGCCTACCCGCGCCAGCCGTACCTCTACGCGTACCTCACGAGCGCCAGCGACAACCGCGTCGTGCGGATGACGTACGCCCGTGGCCGGCTCGGCGCACCCACCGTCCTGCTGCGCGGCATCCACAGGAGCACGCACCACAACGGCGGGCGCATCGGCTTCGGCCCCGACGGCATGCTCTACGTCGGCACCGGTGACGCCGAGGAGCGGCCGAACGCGCAGGACCGCGGGTCCCTGAACGGCAAGATCCTGCGGATGACGCGCACCGGAGCCGTGCCTGCCGGCAACCCGTTCCCGGGCTCGCTCGTCTGGACGCTGGGCCACCGCAACGTGCAGGGCTTCGGGTGGGACCCGCAGGGCCGCATGTGGGCCGACGAGTTCGGCCAGGACACCTGGGACGAGGTCAACCGCATCGTCGCAGGCCGCAACTACGGCTGGCCGGTCGTCGAAGGCGTCGGCCACCGCTCCGGCTACGCCGACCCGGTCGTCACCTGGCACACCGACGACGCGTCGCCCTCGGGCCTCGCCGTCGTCGGGTCGACCGCCTACGTCGCGGCGCTCAAGGGCGAGCGGCTGTGGGCCGTGCCGCTGGGCGGCGGCGCGCCCAAGGCGTCGTTCACCGGCACCTACGGGCGCCTGCGCACCGTCGCCGTGGCGCCCGACGGCTCGGTGTGGCTGACGACCAGCAACACCGACGGCCGCGCCGAGCCGTCGAAGGGCGACGACCGGATCCTGCGCCTCGACGTGCGCTGA
- a CDS encoding NAD-dependent epimerase/dehydratase family protein — MRTLFVGGTGIISSACAQVALERGVELHVLNRGTFTTRPLPDGAVLHSADVRDPASVRAALGDLEFDSVVDWVAFTPKHVQTDLELFAGRTGQYVFISSASAYQTPPLRLPITESTPLRNPFWQYSRDKIACEDLLARAYRDDGFPVTVVRPSHTYDRTAVPFDGGWTVLERMRQGKPVVVHGDGTSLWVMTHAADFAKAFVGLLGNPRTLGDSFQITSDEVLTWDQLARALGAAAGVPEPRLVHVPSDAIAAADPGWGAGLLGDKAHSVWFDNSKVRSVVPGFVATIPFAQGAEEIVAWHDAEPSRRQVDARLDALMDRLAETYAPREL; from the coding sequence ATGCGGACGCTGTTCGTCGGCGGCACCGGCATCATCAGCTCCGCCTGCGCGCAGGTCGCGCTCGAGCGCGGGGTCGAGCTCCACGTGCTCAACCGCGGCACCTTCACGACCCGCCCGCTGCCCGACGGCGCGGTGCTGCACTCGGCCGACGTGCGCGACCCGGCCTCCGTGCGGGCGGCGCTGGGCGACCTCGAGTTCGACTCGGTCGTCGACTGGGTGGCGTTCACCCCGAAGCACGTGCAGACCGACCTCGAGCTGTTCGCCGGCCGCACCGGGCAGTACGTCTTCATCAGCAGCGCGTCGGCCTACCAGACGCCGCCGCTGCGGCTGCCGATCACCGAGTCGACGCCGCTGCGCAACCCGTTCTGGCAGTACTCCCGCGACAAGATCGCCTGCGAGGACCTGCTGGCGCGCGCCTACCGCGACGACGGCTTCCCCGTGACGGTCGTGCGGCCCTCCCACACCTACGACCGCACCGCCGTGCCCTTCGACGGCGGGTGGACGGTGCTCGAGCGCATGCGCCAGGGCAAGCCGGTCGTCGTCCACGGCGACGGCACCTCGCTGTGGGTGATGACGCACGCCGCCGACTTCGCCAAGGCGTTCGTGGGGCTGCTGGGCAACCCGCGCACCCTCGGCGACAGCTTCCAGATCACCTCCGACGAGGTGCTCACCTGGGACCAGCTCGCGCGGGCCCTCGGCGCCGCCGCCGGCGTCCCCGAGCCGCGCCTGGTGCACGTGCCCTCGGACGCGATCGCGGCGGCCGACCCGGGCTGGGGTGCCGGCCTGCTCGGCGACAAGGCCCACAGCGTGTGGTTCGACAACAGCAAGGTCCGCAGCGTGGTGCCCGGCTTCGTCGCCACGATCCCGTTCGCGCAGGGCGCCGAGGAGATCGTCGCCTGGCACGACGCCGAGCCGTCGCGGCGCCAGGTCGACGCCCGCCTCGACGCCCTGATGGACCGGCTCGCCGAGACCTACGCGCCGCGCGAGCTCTAG